A single region of the Ziziphus jujuba cultivar Dongzao chromosome 10, ASM3175591v1 genome encodes:
- the LOC107434801 gene encoding pre-mRNA-splicing factor SLU7 isoform X2: MVKMIILLSPISVFLTLASKYQRNWKPYPNDVESSSNNIDAMIYRASKYRKHACGNCGAMMHGSNSSTKRYLKGGPKSTNEPLGDNSTSETVTQKQNNPGIL; encoded by the exons ATGGTAAAGATGATCATCCTCTTATCCCCGATCTCTGTCTTCTTAACCTTG GCTTCAAAATATCAACGGAACTGGAAACCTTATCCGAATGATGTAGAATCATCATCAAACAACATAGATGCAATGATTTACCGGGCTTCTAAATACAGGAAGCATGCATGTGGAAA CTGTGGAGCCATGATGCACGGTTCCAATTCTTCTACAAAAAGATATCTGAAAGGTGGACCAAAGTCGACAAACGAACCTCTT GGTGATAACAGCACCAGTGAAACAGTAACACAGAAACAGAACAACCCTGGTATACTGTag
- the LOC107434801 gene encoding pentatricopeptide repeat-containing protein At1g09900 isoform X1: MSLCTIPKAGYFYRICKHVHHFKNFYSFCAFRIEDFIERSNTYDCNYQELQHRMQNYATSGHLIEALESLNSMSLTLGKPTVYDYNCLMHCSLKSCNVSLEALYEVYHVMKRFGFAPNASTFNTLLNGMLSHGYLKVGYSITEEMYRNGFVPSFTFMSKLLKKTLKVGSLADSVSIFEFMLRLNYIPTESSLNLLISKLSKVGKIKEAYLVYSNMLVKGSFYAAYLHNPILWALCKSGQTYTALALMKKKGAVCDVCSYTALIYGFGREGLWEDLVRCLDEMHSYGCKPNTITYTIVIKSLCDNEKTKEALDFLAKMEREGCEPDLITYNVILRALCLKDSVEDIFGLIELIDQKGLSPNPYTYAALVGGLLKREEIRVAYKILIDAISKGCADVAVYNIYFHCLCRVYGSREALRLLENKIKQGFMPRNATYNTIFRKLRRKERCRK, from the coding sequence ATGTCTCTTTGCACAATTCCTAAAGCTGGGTATTTTTACAGAATTTGCAAGCATGTCCatcattttaagaatttttattcCTTCTGTGCTTTTAGAATAGAGGATTTCATTGAAAGGAGCAATACCTATGATTGTAATTATCAAGAACTTCAACACAGGATGCAAAATTATGCAACCTCTGGACACCTTATAGAAGCTCTTGAATCCTTAAATTCCATGTCACTAACACTCGGGAAACCGACTGTCTATGATTATAACTGTTTGATGCATTGTTCTTTGAAGTCGTGTAATGTATCGTTGGAAGCCTTGTATGAGGTGTATCATGTAATGAAAAGGTTTGGGTTTGCTCCTAATGCATCAACTTTTAATACGCTTCTCAATGGGATGCTATCTCATGGTTATCTGAAAGTTGGCTATTCTATTACGGAGGAGATGTATCGAAATGGCTTTGTGCCATCTTTTACATTTATGTCAAAATTGTTGAAGAAAACTCTTAAAGTAGGGAGTTTAGCTGATTCAGTTAGCATATTTGAGTTTATGTTGAGGTTGAACTATATTCCAACTGAATCTAGTTTGAACTTGTTGATTTCAAAACTTAGCAAAGTTGGGAAAATTAAAGAGGCGTACTTAGTTTACTCCAATATGCTGGTCAAGGGTTCTTTTTATGCTGCATATTTGCATAATCCCATTCTGTGGGCTCTCTGTAAGTCTGGTCAGACTTATACTGCTTTGGCATTGATGAAAAAGAAAGGTGCTGTCTGTGATGTCTGCTCTTATACTGCTTTAATTTATGGGTTTGGTAGAGAAGGCCTGTGGGAAGATCTTGTTCGCTGCTTAGATGAAATGCATAGTTATGGCTGTAAGCCTAATACTATAACATACACTATAGTTATCAAGAGTCTCTGTGATAATGAAAAGACTAAAGAGGCATTGGACTTCTTAGCAAAGATGGAGAGGGAAGGATGTGAGCCAGACTTGATCACATACAATGTAATTCTTCGTGCACTTTGCCTTAAAGAtagtgtggaagatatttttgGGCTCATTGAGTTGATTGATCAAAAAGGACTCTCTCCCAATCCATACACATATGCTGCTTTGGTGGGGGGCCTATTGAAAAGAGAGGAGATTAGAGTTGCTTATAAGATATTGATTGATGCAATCTCAAAGGGCTGTGCAGATGTTGCTGTATACAACATTTACTTCCATTGTTTATGTCGTGTCTATGGATCAAGAGAAGCATTGCGTTTGTTGGAGAATAAGATAAAACAAGGTTTTATGCCCAGAAATGCAACGTACAACACCATTTTCAGAAAGCtgagaaggaaagaaaggtgCAGGAAGTGA
- the LOC107434803 gene encoding protein GAMETOPHYTE DEFECTIVE 1: MGFFDLNIPYLESLASDKSTRIKLVTLAMELGYSGIAYNRTIKGVMSDRDRCSIPLLTLSSLLKLSPSLSSSVYFHRDLLGVPLDSPFRQYRRLTVCVDNLSQAQALNSGNHILKTYDFVAVKPMNQSVFDKACEKLEVDIIAIDFSEKLPFRLKIPMVKAAIERGVYFEITYSNLTADIQTRRQMISNAKLLVDWTRGKNLIISSAAPTVFELRGPYDIANLSSLLGLSMERAKAAMSKNCRCLITKALRKRQFYKEAIKVEMVSSGEQVGLDKPLSSDWLKWDPISSGEGDLMLDDIAKSFAACDEVSKAVKAIDFTSVVDSLPSHGFQVKDLMSGANIGSQSQDSTSTVISSAKVIELPILVDGNLEQSDRPDLPVAGQTSLNDTPFENQTSGNQICQKLFFPSDTTKAFTDAAQIRSPSATTEAELSMPSKSDMNVDLIKAKIDDLQSQNGMDFCELRDELSSENITNMSGIELGAACDTDSKVESPTPIMCGDVPADYEDRTLQSSEAVLGRAGDPVDKFYPAVVTEILKDIVHDEDGNLQSSEIVLGSKGDPVDKDVGKVVTKNLKGTSLVLDDLSLHENFTETEQLEKPRVDPVKLLGQVPILEPNNVIRVGDNASDGNSEPPEVTMEEQKQEKADYEFNHQTPAQSVPGKSKAKRRIHHQAFLLPLKRMLSPIPFKKKAHKSRRKAS, from the exons ATGGGCTTCTTCGACCTCAACATACCCTACTTGGAATCCTTGGCGTCTGATAAGAGCACTCGCATAAAGCTCGTTACATTGGCTATGGAGCTCGGCTACTCTGGAATCGCCTATAACCGCACGATCAAGGGCGTCATGTCCGATCGAGACCGTTGCTCCATCCCTCTCCTCACCCTCTCCTCTCTTCTGAAGCTCTCACCGTCTCTCTCCTCCTCTGTGTATTTCCACCGTGACCTTCTTGGTGTTCCTCTCGATTCCCCTTTCCGACAGTACCGTCGCCTCACTGTCTGCGTTGATAATCTCTCCCAGGCTCAGGCCCTCAATTCCGGCAACCATATTTTGAAGACCTACGATTTTGTCGCAGTCAAGCCCATGAACCAGAGCGTTTTCGACAAGGCTTGTGAGAAATTGGAG GTAGATATAATTGCGATCGACTTCTCTGAGAAGCTCCCTTTTCGTTTGAAGATCCCCATGGTTAAAGCTGCTATTGAG CGTGGAGTGTATTTTGAAATCACGTACTCCAATCTCACCGCTGATATTCAAACGAGGAGGCAAATGATATCCAATGCTAAG TTATTGGTAGATTGGACTCGGGGGAAGAATCTAATTATCTCTAGTGCTGCTCCTACCGTTTTTGAACTAAGAGGACCATATGATATTGCTAACTTATCTTCTTTGCTTGGGCTATCCATGGAACGAGCTAAAGCAGCTATGTCCAAAAATTGCAG GTGTCTTATAACTAAAGCTTTGAGAAAAAGACAATTTTATAAAGAGGCCATCAAAGTGGAAATGGTCTCCTCAGGAGAACAAGTTGGCTTGGACAAACCTTTGTCAAGTGACTGGTTGAAATGGGATCCCATCTCTAGTGGTGAGGGTGACTTGATGCTAGATGATATTGCAAAATCTTTTGCTGCTTGCGATGAAGTATCCAAAGCTGTGAAGGCCATTGATTTTACTTCAGTTGTTGATAGCTTGCCATCACATGGTTTTCAAGTCAAGGATTTGATGTCTGGAGCTAACATTGGTTCCCAGTCACAAGATAGTACAAGTACTGTTATTTCTAGTGCCAAGGTAATTGAACTACCAATTCTGGTTGATGGAAATCTAGAACAGTCTGATAGGCCTGACCTTCCTGTAGCAGGTCAAACTTCATTAAATGATACTCCATTTGAAAATCAGACTTCTGGAAATCAAATTTGTCAAAAGCTATTTTTCCCTTCTGATACTACTAAAGCTTTCACAGATGCTGCGCAAATCAGATCGCCTTCTGCAACCACTGAGGCAGAACTAAGTATGCCTAGTAAATCAGATATGAATGTCGACTTGATTAAAGCAAAAATTGATGATTTGCAATCACAAAATGGTATGGATTTTTGTGAGTTACGTGATGAATTATCAAGCGAGAATATTACAAACATGTCAGGTATTGAATTAGGTGCTGCTTGTGATACTGATTCTAAAGTAGAGAGTCCCACTCCCATTATGTGTGGAGATGTTCCTGCTGATTATGAGGACAGAACTCTACAAAGTTCTGAGGCAGTATTAGGAAGAGCAGGAGATCCAGTAGATAAATTTTACCCCGCTGTAGTTACAGAAATTCTGAAAGATATTGTTCATGATGAGGACGGGAATTTACAAAGTTCTGAGATAGTATTAGGAAGTAAAGGTGATCCAGTAGATAAAGATGTCGGCAAGGTAGttacaaaaaatttgaaaggtaCTTCTTTGGTGTTGGATGATCTGTCATTGCATGAAAATTTTACAGAAACAGAACAACTTGAGAAACCTAGAGTTGATCCAGTTAAACTTCTGGGCCAGGTTCCTATTCTGGAGCCTAATAATGTGATAAGAGTTGGAGATAATGCTTCTGATGGAAATAGTGAGCCACCGGAGGTGACAATGGAAGAGCAAAAGCAGGAAAAAGCTGATTATGAATTTAATCATCAAACTCCAGCTCAATCCGTACCAG GGAAATCCAAAGCCAAAAGGAGGATTCATCATCAAGCGTTTTTACTTCCTCTAAAGCGCATGCTGAGTCCTATACCTTTTAAGAAGAAGGCCCACAAAAGTAGAAGGAAAGCAAGTTGA